The Bacteroidota bacterium region GCACTTCCTCGGGATCTGTCAGATATATTTCCCAGGTTTCACCGGTACTTTCAAGGTTATTTTCCTTTATGAATTTTCCCATGGCTTCATAGACCGGTATCATTTTCTCATAAGGACCCATGTATAGAGTCGAAACCACTTTCATTGCAGGGAATACCTTAAAGAGTATATCTCCCTCTCCTTTGCTTTCGGTTGCTACTGGTACTCCGACAATGATGTCTGTATTACCCTGTGGATCAAATTTAAGATAAATTGTAAAGGGCGGGCCGTCTGGTCGAATTTGATTGGCTTTTGTATAATTATATAGTTTGGTGTAGAATTCACCCAATTTGGTCCCTATGGCTGAGGTGGGCACTTCAGCTTTAATCGTCAATGCTTTAATTGCATCTGTTTGTTTGATTGCAATTTTGGAAACAGCATCTTGCAGGTTCGTTTCCTGGGAATAAATTTTAAAAACAGGCAGGCAGGCGAATATCATCACTAAGATGATTCCATGTTTAAAAAGGTTTCCTTTTGTTTTCATAGCTATTGATTTTTGGTAAAGATTAAATAAAGTTAATAAAAAAGTTTGGGTTTAGGGTAGGAGTTCCTGGATTAAAGCATTAGAAATATATTTATTAGGGGGAAGATTATATTGTGATATCCGTTTTTTTAATGCAAATTTGTATAGATAAAGCATCTTAAACCAATATTAAAATCACTGTTATGTCCAAAGGCAAAGATTCAAAACCGCACATCGGAATTTTCGGACGAAGGAATAGCGGAAAAAGTTCTCTTATCAATTTCCTGGCCTGCCAGGAAATTTCTATTGTGTCCGAAATGGCTGGCACAACTACAGATCCCGTAAAGAAGTCCATGGAAATTTTCGGCATAGGCCCGGCAATATTGATCGATACTGCAGGCATCGATGATGTCGGTGAACTGGGGATGAAAAGGGTACAAAAGTCAATGAAAATTTTGCAGGCCATTGATCTGGCTATTTTGGTTATTACCGGGAATCGGTTTGGACAGCCGGAGATTGATCTGATCGGCCGGTTCAGGGAATTTGCGCTGCCCTTTTTTGTCATTCATAACAAATCGGATCTGATGCCTTTATCTGCTCTCATGAAGAATAAGATTGAAAAGGAATATTCAACCACGGTTATCGATATGAACACTTTGGCTGGCTATGATATTTCTGAAATCGTAAAATGTATATGCAAGTATATGCCCGATACAGCTTATCATTCGCAGTCCTTGCTTGGGGATGTGA contains the following coding sequences:
- a CDS encoding GyrI-like domain-containing protein codes for the protein MKTKGNLFKHGIILVMIFACLPVFKIYSQETNLQDAVSKIAIKQTDAIKALTIKAEVPTSAIGTKLGEFYTKLYNYTKANQIRPDGPPFTIYLKFDPQGNTDIIVGVPVATESKGEGDILFKVFPAMKVVSTLYMGPYEKMIPVYEAMGKFIKENNLESTGETWEIYLTDPEEVPDSSKYQTLIYFPIKQ